A region of Solanum dulcamara chromosome 7, daSolDulc1.2, whole genome shotgun sequence DNA encodes the following proteins:
- the LOC129893880 gene encoding uncharacterized protein LOC129893880, producing MEKSDEQKSAVIKRFIDTKVNVGRKEIFDTFRARSRTAVVEKEACGASSMLLMNNATTNLTHGFINSLQPCLLASSRPLSIMGSTPLATCRRHGFSSHLSLGEIERSEYYTRVEIRSPRYRVVHRYMDCELEFKEDQSHRANFLGRAEQEKHQHLLGYKDRFLPRPVRKCKMCNKTLEHEDIFMHGEYRFCSSECRSNDTVPYVEQRMAAKYNIRRSHGRRTRRNGRVEFYTGGIPAD from the exons ATGGAAAAGTCAGATGAGCAGAAGTCAGCAGTTATAAAGAGATTCATTGATACTAAAGTGAATGTGGGGAGAAAAGAGATTTTTGATACCTTTAGGGCAAGATCACGTACTGCAGTTGTTGAGAAAGAAGCTTGTGGAGCAAGTTCAATGCTGTTGATGAACAATGCTACTACAAACTTGACTCATGGCTTTATTAATTCTCTACAGCCTTGTCTTTTGGCTTCCTCCAGACCATTATCAATTATGGGTTCAACTCCACTTGCTACGTGCCGTAGGCATGGTTTTTCCTCCCACCTTTCACTTGGAGAGATTGAACGTTCAGAGTACTACACTCGCGTGGAGATTCGTTCTCCTAGATACCGAGTTGTTCATag GTATATGGACTGTGAATTGGAGTTTAAGGAGGATCAAAGTCACCGTGCTAATTTTCTCGGAAGAGCTGAACAGGAAAAACACCAGCATTTGTTAGGATATAAGGATAGATTTCTGCCGCGCCCCGTACGGAAATGCAAAATGTGCAACAAGACCCTCGAGCATGAAGACATTTTCATGCACGG TGAATACAGATTTTGCAGCTCTGAATGTAGATCTAATGATACGGTGCCTTACGTTGAACAGCGGATGGCGGCGAAATATAACATACGACGCAGTCATGGTCGTCGCACAAGGAGGAATGGGAGAGTCGAGTTTTACACTGGGGGGATTCCAGCTGATTAG